The DNA window TGAAATTTTAGCAGAATTTATTGATCAAGATGGAAAAGAATTGCCAAAAGAGACGGCAACCACTTGTGTCTGATAGTGTCATTGCTAGATTAATGGGCATTGATGAACTGCCCCATCAGCAGCCCCTCCATAAATATCAAAGAGTACTATCTCATGGGTATGTCTGTAAGTCTGCTTCTGTAGGCATACGACAGGGAAGTTCACTCCGTATTGGACGTTCAAGAGAGACAAATAATGAGATGTTGCAGGGAGTGAAGCGTGCCTGCAGAGTAAAAATATTCGAGGACAAAAATCATTTTGTTCCCGACAAACACACACCTAAGAATACTAGGACGGTAAAAATGGTCATCTCAAATGAAAAGCCTGCAGTTGTTCCGTTGTCAAATTCAACATCTAGAGCCAGCCACGAGGACAGAAAAGCAATTGTTACAAACGGCAAGCATGGTGCCCCAGGGAATGTCCTAAGATATCTTCAGAAACTTGACAACAGTTCTTCTACTGATCAAAGCCTTGCTACTGTTTACACAAATGATTTCTTTACAATCCAGTCTGATGTGATAGATAAATCCTACGTTTCTCCTTGTGTTAGAAGGTGTACACCAAAGTTAGAGAAGACTACAAATTATTGTGGAGTTGCAAAGTTGGATTTACTTTCTAGATCAGAAATCAGAGAGTCATTAAGGCCTGAAAGTGGAAATCATTGTGACTTGGCATATAAAGGACTGTTTGATAATGATATGGAGCCACTCAGGCGTAGCTTTTTTGATCGTAATCGAACTACGAACAGAACATCTAGACAACGAAGATGCAGAAGCAATTTACAAGATTTATCAAGGCCAGCAAGTGAAGATCAGAATTACTTAGAAAACAAGTCTCAGGCGTTCTTCCCTTCTTGTCCAGGTGTCTATTATCATAGGAAGTTCAATAACAGTTCACGTCTTTTATTATATAAGTCCTCTTTGGGGCAAGAAACATTTAAGAAAAATTATGAAAGACAGAAGATAAAAAAAGAAATTGAAAAGATTGAAGTTTCTGGGAGGGGCCAAACTCATGTTAAAATGGAAGCTTTATGCACTCAATCCTGTAAGCAGAGTAGAAATTTTGATTCTACTTCTCTTCTAGATATCGGCCACATAAAAGTTTGGGAGAAGGACCGCAGTGGAAATCTTCACCATTCTGAATCTGAAACAACTAAAGAGAGTCTTTCTGCTGGGAACGGTGGCAAAATGGACAAGGAACAAGATATCTTGAAAAACAGAAGTGGGAGTGGCTGTGACCTACTTTCTTCTCCCGTTATGAGTTCCTCCATGTTACGGATTGCAACTAGTGTTGAGATATCGAGTTGTTACTCTTCTAGTAAATGCTCAGAAAATAATACCCCTGGTGCATATGCCAAAACAAATCAGGATAAGATGGAAGGTAGCTCTGAGAATGATTGGTGCAGAGAAATAAAACTTGCTCCTGGTGTTTCAAGGCCGTCAAATTTATCTTTGCAACATACAACTAATGATGCGTTGGCTGATGTAGAAGCATTCAATGGAGGGGTCTTTTCTAATATCATTGGGGACCAGCAGCCAGAATCAAATTCTGGTTTCTTTTCAGTGAAGGATGCATCTTCCTCTTATTCTCAAGAAGCTTCCACTGGAGAGGTTCGTTAGATCTTTATAAGGTTTCAAGTATCTATAACCACTTATttaattaagcgacggtttagtTAAAAACGGTCGTTAAAATAGCGACGATTTCatgtatattttttataaaacggTCGCATAATTAAATAAGCTAaggtttttaataaaatcgTAACGAattataatagcgacggttatgaAAAACCCGTCGCCGATCTAAATCGGCGACGGGTTGTATGAAtctgtcgctataatagcgacggtattCTTACACCGTCGCCgattagatcggcgacggtttttttcACAACCgttgctatatagcgacggtttttgataaaccgtcgctatgtttCTTTTTATACCGCCCTTCCCGATCATTTTCTTAAACAATTTCGTCTATATGGTTAGATGTTAAACTCTTATCAATTTTTTCGAAGtttcgatttttttattttgtactaaCATTTTTTCGTATTTATCTCGTAGATTTGCTGGTCGATGCGATCTTCCAACGCT is part of the Primulina eburnea isolate SZY01 chromosome 1, ASM2296580v1, whole genome shotgun sequence genome and encodes:
- the LOC140824367 gene encoding uncharacterized protein; the encoded protein is MEKNCQKRRQPLVSDSVIARLMGIDELPHQQPLHKYQRVLSHGYVCKSASVGIRQGSSLRIGRSRETNNEMLQGVKRACRVKIFEDKNHFVPDKHTPKNTRTVKMVISNEKPAVVPLSNSTSRASHEDRKAIVTNGKHGAPGNVLRYLQKLDNSSSTDQSLATVYTNDFFTIQSDVIDKSYVSPCVRRCTPKLEKTTNYCGVAKLDLLSRSEIRESLRPESGNHCDLAYKGLFDNDMEPLRRSFFDRNRTTNRTSRQRRCRSNLQDLSRPASEDQNYLENKSQAFFPSCPGVYYHRKFNNSSRLLLYKSSLGQETFKKNYERQKIKKEIEKIEVSGRGQTHVKMEALCTQSCKQSRNFDSTSLLDIGHIKVWEKDRSGNLHHSESETTKESLSAGNGGKMDKEQDILKNRSGSGCDLLSSPVMSSSMLRIATSVEISSCYSSSKCSENNTPGAYAKTNQDKMEGSSENDWCREIKLAPGVSRPSNLSLQHTTNDALADVEAFNGGVFSNIIGDQQPESNSGFFSVKDASSSYSQEASTGEICWSMRSSNATWELQIFAQIRFR